The proteins below are encoded in one region of Terriglobia bacterium:
- a CDS encoding dihydrofolate reductase family protein — protein MKRRRKIVVSVAISTDGFIARPDGDVAWLNRPGAKGDYGIGEFFKTIDTILWGRKTYDKGIKMGMKGADFGLATKNYLFSRRARKSLLPGFEWTNEPVKTFAQRLRAQPGKDIWMMGGGGLIASFLDEGEIDGFMIHVIPILIGEGIPLIQPRHRSIPLKLLSSKAFPDGVVELNYRVKGHS, from the coding sequence ATGAAGCGGCGTAGGAAGATTGTCGTGTCCGTTGCGATCAGCACAGATGGCTTCATCGCACGGCCCGACGGTGACGTGGCCTGGCTCAACCGCCCGGGGGCAAAAGGGGACTATGGAATCGGTGAATTCTTCAAGACCATCGACACGATCCTGTGGGGCCGCAAGACATATGACAAGGGAATCAAGATGGGCATGAAGGGCGCGGACTTCGGGCTGGCGACCAAGAACTACCTCTTTTCTCGCCGTGCACGGAAGTCATTGCTGCCGGGATTTGAGTGGACGAACGAACCGGTGAAAACTTTCGCGCAACGGCTGCGGGCGCAGCCCGGCAAAGATATATGGATGATGGGTGGTGGAGGACTCATCGCCTCGTTTCTGGACGAAGGCGAAATTGACGGGTTCATGATCCACGTTATCCCGATCCTGATTGGAGAGGGCATTCCGCTGATCCAACCCCGGCACCGATCAATTCCCCTCAAGCTACTCTCCAGCAAGGCGTTTCCGGACGGCGTAGTAGAACTGAATTATCGGGTGAAGGGCCATTCATAG
- the carB gene encoding carbamoyl-phosphate synthase large subunit, translating to MPRRNDIAKILIIGSGPIVIGQSAEFDYSGTQACKALKAEGYEVVLANSNPATIMTDPEMADRTYIEPLTKTYLEEIIRQESEMLRGQPGKFALLPTVGGQTALNLAVELADSGILEKYNVELIGAQLRAIKMAEDRLLFKDAMTRIGLDVPKSALVNNLKDGLDFSGKIGFPLIIRPSFTLGGSGGGIAYNREELLEILARGLDLSPVHEVLIEESVLGWKEYELEVMRDLADNVIIVCSIENFDPMGVHTGDSITVAPAQTLTDREYQAMRDASIKVIREIGVETGGSNIQYGVNPTNGRMVVIEMNPRVSRSSALASKATGFPIAKIAAKLAVGYTLDEIPNDITKMTPACFEPTIDYVVAKIPKWQFEKFPGADEGLGPQMKSVGEAMAIGRTFKEALMKGIRSLETGKKVGAEKIEPRILTQRLVTPHPERLTYIRYALHQGMTVKELHKMTSIDPWFLYQLKEIAAMETELVKLSADSLTKEIMDKADRLGIEITPTEASELNQSPQLTKEKLRQAKRLGISDERLALSIKTGVQTVRRMRETLGILPVYKLVDTCAAEFESYTPYLYSTYEEEDEAPPTEKKKILILGSGPNRIGQGIEFDYCCCHAAFALHDDGYETIMVNCNPETVSTDYDTSDRLYFEPLTFEDVLAVYQHETKGGAPVGVIVQFGGQTPLNLALPLRGAGVTIIGTSPESIDLAEDRKRFGKLLEELDIPQPPGAIATSVEEAVAGARKAGYPVLVRPSYVLGGRAMVIAYDDDSVVRYMKEAVEYSQQRPVLVDHFLEDAVEVDVDALSDGEDVVIGGIMQHIEEAGIHSGDSSCVLPSVGLRKPVLDTIRQYTFKLARALKVVGLMNVQFAVQNEKVFVIEVNPRASRTVPYVSKATGVPLAKIAARLMTGRKLREFLPTNVEKEIDLATGAGYFVKSPVFPWNKFPGVDTVLGPEMKSTGEVMGSADTFGEAFAKAQLSAGQALPTQGTVFISVIDRYKQESIELARRFVEMGFSLVATHGTADRLERAGLNVDRVYKVKEGRPNVVDLIKGDRVQLVVNTPHGAEPWFDEKAIRRAAVTNRIPTITTMAAAWAAAEGIAALQRNEVNVRSLQQWHGDKSSQQSAITTK from the coding sequence ATGCCACGCCGTAATGACATCGCGAAGATCCTGATCATTGGCTCCGGACCAATCGTTATTGGCCAGTCGGCGGAGTTCGACTACTCCGGCACGCAGGCCTGCAAGGCGCTCAAGGCTGAAGGCTACGAGGTGGTGCTGGCCAATTCCAATCCGGCCACCATCATGACCGATCCGGAGATGGCGGACCGCACTTACATTGAGCCGCTGACGAAAACTTATCTCGAAGAAATCATCCGCCAGGAATCAGAAATGCTGCGCGGACAGCCGGGCAAGTTCGCATTGCTCCCCACCGTCGGCGGACAGACGGCGTTGAACCTTGCCGTGGAGCTAGCCGATTCCGGCATTCTTGAGAAATACAACGTCGAACTCATCGGCGCGCAGCTCAGGGCCATCAAGATGGCGGAAGACCGCCTGCTCTTTAAAGACGCCATGACGCGCATCGGGCTCGACGTGCCGAAATCCGCGCTGGTCAACAACCTGAAAGACGGCCTGGATTTCTCCGGCAAGATCGGCTTTCCGCTCATCATCCGGCCGTCATTCACGCTGGGCGGCAGCGGCGGCGGCATTGCCTATAACCGCGAAGAGCTTCTGGAAATCCTGGCGCGCGGTCTTGATCTTTCTCCGGTCCATGAAGTCCTGATTGAAGAATCCGTTCTGGGCTGGAAGGAATACGAGCTTGAGGTCATGCGCGACCTTGCCGACAATGTCATCATTGTCTGCTCCATTGAAAATTTCGATCCCATGGGCGTGCACACCGGGGACTCCATCACCGTGGCCCCGGCGCAGACGCTCACCGATCGCGAATATCAGGCCATGCGCGACGCTTCCATCAAAGTGATCCGCGAGATTGGCGTGGAGACCGGGGGCTCTAACATTCAATACGGTGTGAACCCGACGAACGGCCGCATGGTTGTAATTGAGATGAACCCGCGTGTCTCTCGCTCCTCGGCGCTGGCGTCAAAGGCCACCGGCTTCCCTATCGCTAAGATTGCCGCCAAACTGGCTGTCGGTTACACGCTGGACGAGATTCCCAACGACATCACAAAGATGACGCCCGCCTGCTTTGAGCCGACGATCGACTACGTTGTCGCAAAGATCCCCAAGTGGCAATTTGAAAAATTCCCCGGCGCCGATGAAGGCCTTGGCCCGCAGATGAAGTCCGTGGGCGAAGCCATGGCCATTGGGCGCACCTTCAAAGAAGCGCTGATGAAGGGCATACGGTCACTGGAGACGGGCAAAAAAGTTGGGGCGGAAAAAATCGAGCCGCGCATTCTTACGCAGCGACTGGTCACGCCGCATCCCGAGCGGTTGACGTACATTCGCTACGCGCTGCATCAGGGCATGACGGTAAAAGAGCTGCACAAGATGACCAGCATTGACCCCTGGTTTCTTTATCAGCTCAAGGAAATTGCGGCCATGGAGACGGAACTGGTCAAACTATCGGCCGATTCGTTGACCAAAGAAATAATGGACAAAGCCGACCGACTGGGCATTGAAATCACCCCCACAGAAGCCAGCGAACTGAACCAGTCGCCACAACTGACAAAAGAAAAGTTGCGCCAGGCCAAACGTTTGGGGATCTCCGACGAGCGGCTTGCGCTCTCCATCAAGACCGGTGTGCAGACGGTGCGCCGTATGCGCGAAACGCTGGGCATCTTGCCTGTGTATAAACTCGTGGATACATGCGCCGCGGAATTTGAAAGCTACACGCCCTATCTTTATTCCACGTACGAAGAAGAAGACGAAGCGCCACCGACAGAAAAGAAGAAGATCCTGATCCTGGGCAGCGGGCCGAATCGAATCGGCCAGGGCATTGAGTTTGATTACTGCTGCTGCCACGCCGCCTTTGCCCTGCACGACGATGGTTATGAAACCATCATGGTCAACTGCAATCCTGAAACGGTTTCAACCGATTATGACACCAGTGACCGCCTTTACTTTGAGCCGCTCACCTTTGAAGACGTGCTTGCGGTTTACCAGCATGAGACAAAGGGCGGCGCGCCTGTTGGCGTAATCGTGCAGTTCGGCGGACAGACGCCTCTTAACCTGGCTCTACCGCTTCGCGGGGCCGGCGTCACAATCATTGGCACTTCGCCGGAATCAATTGATCTGGCAGAAGATCGCAAACGTTTTGGCAAGCTGCTGGAAGAACTTGATATCCCCCAGCCTCCCGGAGCGATAGCCACCAGCGTGGAAGAAGCCGTCGCCGGCGCGCGCAAAGCCGGATATCCGGTGCTGGTGCGGCCTTCCTACGTCCTTGGCGGACGCGCCATGGTAATTGCCTATGACGATGACAGCGTTGTTCGCTACATGAAAGAAGCGGTCGAGTATTCGCAGCAGCGCCCGGTGCTGGTGGATCATTTTCTAGAAGACGCGGTTGAAGTTGACGTGGACGCGCTTTCTGACGGTGAAGACGTCGTGATCGGCGGCATCATGCAGCACATTGAAGAAGCCGGCATCCACTCCGGCGATTCTTCCTGCGTGCTGCCTTCCGTGGGCCTGCGCAAACCTGTGCTGGACACGATTCGCCAATACACTTTCAAGCTAGCGCGCGCGTTGAAAGTCGTTGGGCTTATGAACGTCCAATTCGCGGTCCAGAACGAAAAAGTTTTTGTCATAGAAGTAAACCCGCGCGCATCACGCACTGTGCCGTATGTGTCCAAAGCGACTGGCGTGCCGCTGGCCAAAATCGCTGCCCGCCTCATGACTGGCCGCAAGCTGCGCGAGTTCCTGCCCACAAACGTTGAAAAGGAAATCGACCTTGCCACTGGAGCCGGATACTTCGTTAAATCCCCGGTCTTCCCGTGGAACAAATTTCCCGGCGTGGACACAGTCCTTGGGCCGGAAATGAAATCCACCGGCGAAGTAATGGGCTCAGCCGACACATTCGGCGAGGCCTTTGCCAAGGCGCAGCTTTCTGCCGGACAGGCACTGCCCACGCAGGGGACAGTCTTCATCAGCGTGATTGACCGCTACAAGCAGGAATCCATTGAACTGGCGCGGCGCTTTGTCGAGATGGGCTTCAGCCTGGTCGCCACGCACGGCACCGCAGACCGACTGGAGCGGGCAGGGCTGAACGTTGACCGCGTCTACAAAGTAAAAGAAGGCCGTCCTAATGTGGTGGACCTGATCAAGGGCGATCGCGTTCAACTCGTCGTGAATACGCCGCACGGCGCTGAACCATGGTTCGATGAAAAAGCCATTCGCCGCGCCGCTGTCACGAATCGCATTCCCACCATTACCACCATGGCAGCCGCCTGGGCCGCGGCGGAAGGCATTGCCGCGCTGCAACGCAATGAAGTGAACGTGCGCTCACTGCAGCAATGGCACGGAGACAAAAGCTCGCAACAATCGGCCATCACCACAAAATAG
- a CDS encoding DUF1028 domain-containing protein, which translates to MLGLCVLMIICAVLALPQERPLRPVHTFSIVAFDPATGEMGVAVQSHWFAVGGEVPWAEAGVGAVATQSFIDPSYGPLGLNLMRAGKSAPDALHGLLIADDACNVRQVAMVDTQGRVATFTGAKDIQPAGGIAGASASTGGPVAIQCGGQPGGYIQTGKNYAVQANLMSNDRIWPAMSKAYESTKGDLAERMLAALDAAQAAGGDVRGRQSAAIVIVPAKSTGKPWQDYVFNLRVDDSPEPLKELRRLVTLQRAYNHMNAGDKAVELHDNAGALREYGAAEQLVPDSAEMIYWHAVALANMGRVDESLPLFKKVFAMDHNWLDLTPRLPKAGLLPDNPQLIQKIVAEGK; encoded by the coding sequence ATGCTTGGCTTGTGTGTTCTGATGATTATTTGCGCGGTATTGGCTTTGCCGCAGGAAAGACCTCTTCGGCCCGTCCATACGTTTTCCATCGTGGCATTTGATCCTGCCACTGGCGAGATGGGCGTCGCGGTGCAGTCGCACTGGTTTGCCGTGGGCGGAGAAGTTCCGTGGGCGGAAGCAGGCGTAGGCGCGGTGGCAACACAGTCTTTCATTGATCCCAGCTATGGGCCGCTTGGTTTGAACCTGATGCGCGCGGGCAAGAGTGCGCCGGATGCGCTGCACGGATTGTTGATCGCCGACGACGCTTGCAATGTCCGCCAGGTTGCGATGGTTGATACACAAGGCCGCGTGGCGACTTTCACCGGCGCGAAAGACATACAGCCTGCGGGCGGAATTGCCGGCGCTTCAGCTTCAACGGGAGGCCCTGTCGCAATCCAGTGCGGCGGACAGCCCGGCGGATACATACAGACGGGCAAGAACTATGCCGTCCAGGCCAACCTAATGAGCAATGACCGTATCTGGCCCGCGATGTCAAAGGCTTATGAATCTACCAAGGGTGACCTGGCAGAACGCATGCTAGCCGCTCTGGATGCGGCTCAAGCCGCTGGAGGCGACGTGCGAGGAAGACAATCAGCAGCCATTGTGATTGTGCCCGCTAAAAGCACCGGCAAGCCGTGGCAGGATTACGTTTTCAATCTGCGCGTGGATGACAGTCCTGAACCGTTGAAAGAACTTCGTCGGCTAGTAACTTTACAGCGCGCTTATAACCATATGAACGCCGGCGACAAAGCCGTGGAACTACACGATAACGCCGGCGCTCTGCGAGAATACGGCGCCGCCGAGCAGCTAGTCCCGGATAGCGCCGAGATGATCTATTGGCATGCCGTGGCGCTGGCCAACATGGGCCGCGTGGATGAAAGCCTGCCGCTCTTCAAGAAGGTTTTTGCCATGGACCACAACTGGCTTGACCTGACGCCTCGGCTGCCCAAAGCGGGTCTGCTGCCGGATAATCCGCAATTGATCCAGAAAATTGTGGCGGAGGGAAAGTAA
- a CDS encoding PadR family transcriptional regulator: MAKNKTASSQEMLQGTLDMLILQTLIMGPAHGHSIARIIEQTSEDVLQVEQGSLYPGLHRLADRGWVNSYWGASENNRKAKYYKLTAKGRKQLLAETSRWRQMVEAIGRVLARGPID, from the coding sequence ATGGCCAAAAACAAGACAGCGTCGAGCCAGGAAATGTTGCAAGGGACGCTCGATATGCTCATCCTGCAAACGCTGATCATGGGGCCGGCGCACGGGCATAGCATCGCGCGCATAATCGAGCAAACGTCGGAAGACGTGTTGCAAGTGGAACAAGGGTCGCTCTACCCTGGATTGCATCGTCTGGCAGACCGCGGCTGGGTCAACTCATACTGGGGCGCGAGCGAAAACAATCGCAAAGCCAAGTATTACAAACTGACGGCAAAAGGACGCAAGCAATTGCTGGCTGAAACCAGCCGCTGGCGGCAGATGGTGGAAGCTATTGGCCGGGTGCTGGCCCGGGGTCCGATCGACTGA
- a CDS encoding response regulator, with the protein MEPLTQRVDAPTKIFAFVDDLFFVAKIQEVSRKLNVKVEFVKTDKEIAEKTEGSEEKPSLIIVDLNSNGIKPLPVITKMRSKYKKATSIVGFVSHVQGDLKVKAAEAGCDVVMPRSAFSQNLVSILRRHGADDDTDDNFNRA; encoded by the coding sequence ATGGAGCCGCTCACTCAGCGCGTGGACGCTCCAACAAAGATTTTTGCCTTTGTCGACGATCTTTTCTTTGTGGCCAAGATCCAGGAAGTTTCGCGCAAGCTCAACGTGAAGGTCGAGTTCGTCAAGACCGACAAAGAGATCGCGGAAAAGACTGAGGGTTCGGAAGAGAAACCGTCGCTGATTATTGTTGACCTCAACAGCAATGGCATCAAGCCGCTTCCGGTCATCACCAAGATGCGCTCCAAGTACAAAAAAGCCACGTCGATTGTGGGCTTTGTTTCCCACGTTCAGGGCGATCTCAAGGTCAAGGCCGCGGAAGCCGGCTGCGATGTGGTCATGCCGCGCTCGGCGTTTTCGCAAAACCTGGTAAGCATTCTCCGCCGCCACGGCGCGGACGACGATACAGACGATAATTTCAACCGCGCGTAG
- the carA gene encoding glutamine-hydrolyzing carbamoyl-phosphate synthase small subunit, which produces MQAILALEDGRVFSGIGHGAKGECYGEVVFNTSITGYQEIFTDPSYAGQIVVLTNPQIGNYGTNPDDNEATHPYIEGLVVREFSPISSNWRSQQVTDEYLEKFKIPVIADIDTRAVVRHLRTNGVMRGVISSIETDAQKLIAKARALPKMDGTDLAKVVTTKQRYQWETGTRSHEPTEVVGVKDRPPSKHVVAYDFGIKQNILRMLVDQGCRVTVVPAMTSAEDVMSLNPDGVFLSNGPGDPEPCTYAADNIRRLMGKTPIFGICLGHQLVGLALGGKTYKLKFGHHGGNHPVKQLETGKIEITAHNHNFAVDPDSLKDSEVLKTHIDLNDNTLEGLRHRTLPLFTVQYHPEASPGPHDSHYLFRDFMGLMEEWKGK; this is translated from the coding sequence ATGCAGGCTATCCTTGCGCTGGAAGATGGACGAGTCTTCAGCGGCATAGGTCACGGCGCGAAAGGCGAATGCTACGGGGAAGTTGTTTTCAATACTTCCATCACCGGTTACCAGGAAATCTTTACCGATCCTTCTTATGCGGGCCAGATTGTTGTCCTGACCAATCCCCAGATCGGCAATTACGGCACCAATCCAGACGACAACGAAGCCACGCATCCTTATATCGAAGGCCTGGTCGTCCGCGAATTTTCGCCTATCAGTTCCAACTGGCGCTCGCAGCAGGTGACCGACGAGTATCTGGAAAAATTCAAAATCCCTGTGATCGCCGATATTGACACGCGCGCTGTCGTCCGCCACCTGCGCACCAACGGCGTGATGCGCGGCGTGATTTCTTCGATTGAAACTGATGCGCAGAAACTCATCGCCAAAGCCAGGGCGCTTCCCAAGATGGATGGCACTGACTTGGCCAAGGTGGTGACCACTAAGCAGCGGTACCAGTGGGAAACTGGCACGCGCTCGCATGAGCCAACGGAAGTTGTGGGCGTAAAAGACCGCCCGCCGAGCAAGCATGTTGTCGCCTACGACTTTGGCATCAAGCAGAACATTCTCCGCATGCTGGTGGATCAGGGCTGCCGCGTGACCGTTGTCCCGGCTATGACCTCGGCGGAAGACGTGATGTCGCTTAATCCAGACGGCGTGTTTCTGTCGAACGGCCCCGGCGATCCCGAGCCATGCACCTACGCCGCTGACAACATTCGCCGACTCATGGGCAAAACGCCGATCTTCGGCATCTGCCTTGGCCATCAATTAGTCGGGTTGGCGCTGGGTGGCAAGACGTACAAACTCAAGTTCGGCCACCACGGCGGCAACCATCCGGTAAAGCAGTTGGAAACCGGCAAGATCGAGATCACCGCGCACAACCACAATTTCGCCGTTGATCCCGATTCGCTAAAGGATTCAGAGGTTCTGAAGACTCATATTGACCTGAACGACAATACTCTGGAAGGGCTGCGCCATCGGACACTGCCGCTGTTCACTGTGCAGTATCATCCGGAGGCCTCGCCGGGGCCGCATGACTCGCATTATCTGTTCAGGGATTTCATGGGGTTGATGGAGGAGTGGAAGGGAAAATGA
- a CDS encoding septal ring lytic transglycosylase RlpA family protein codes for MPAPPPPPSASIPSRLPTPTPTPVPAHPAAPAPKIRGEITVPKDAKVLYTEVGYASWYGPGFQKRNAANGQPYDMNAMTAAHRTLPLNTIARVTDVKTGDSVLVRITDRGPFVGDRIIDLSRAAAHQLSVFQKGVSLVRIEVLETPAPIKEGGRWCVQIGAFADASDASHLKEKLARRYHTAKVLQFSSPVGGDWLRIRVADDDKKRAQEVMRETHTDAGVYLVRLD; via the coding sequence ATGCCTGCGCCTCCACCACCTCCATCGGCTTCAATTCCGTCGCGGCTGCCTACCCCCACGCCCACGCCGGTTCCTGCGCATCCCGCAGCGCCGGCTCCCAAGATCCGCGGCGAAATTACTGTGCCCAAAGACGCCAAGGTCCTTTATACGGAAGTGGGATATGCCAGTTGGTACGGGCCGGGATTTCAAAAACGCAATGCTGCCAACGGCCAACCGTATGACATGAACGCCATGACGGCTGCGCACCGCACGCTGCCGCTGAATACCATTGCTCGCGTCACGGACGTGAAAACCGGCGACTCTGTCCTGGTGCGCATCACTGATCGCGGCCCATTTGTCGGAGACCGCATCATTGATCTTTCCCGCGCAGCGGCGCACCAGCTCAGCGTTTTCCAGAAAGGCGTTTCCCTGGTGCGAATTGAAGTGCTGGAAACTCCCGCCCCAATCAAAGAAGGCGGCCGCTGGTGCGTCCAGATTGGCGCGTTTGCCGATGCGAGCGATGCCTCACACCTGAAGGAAAAACTTGCTCGCCGCTACCACACGGCCAAGGTGCTGCAATTCAGCAGCCCTGTGGGCGGTGACTGGCTGCGCATCCGCGTGGCCGACGACGATAAAAAGCGCGCCCAGGAAGTGATGCGTGAAACCCATACCGACGCGGGCGTTTATCTGGTAAGGCTGGATTGA
- a CDS encoding PilZ domain-containing protein produces MQKLDPSAVADARNSGGRAVRHELNIPLRYRLEGQEDWATGEAINMSESGLLFTSDQLLEVDTKVQITFQSIDTPQVKSSTRLARVVRRTLSNWPETRVKFGARFCS; encoded by the coding sequence ATGCAAAAGCTAGATCCCAGTGCGGTGGCAGATGCCCGTAATTCGGGTGGCCGCGCGGTGCGCCACGAACTGAATATTCCCCTGCGCTACCGGCTGGAAGGCCAGGAAGACTGGGCCACGGGCGAAGCCATCAACATGAGCGAATCCGGACTACTGTTCACTTCAGACCAACTTCTTGAAGTTGACACCAAGGTGCAAATCACCTTTCAAAGCATCGATACGCCACAGGTAAAGTCGAGCACGAGACTGGCCCGTGTGGTGCGCCGCACGCTGAGCAATTGGCCGGAAACGCGCGTGAAATTCGGCGCACGATTCTGTTCCTGA
- a CDS encoding halocarboxylic acid dehydrogenase DehI family protein gives MALNRAYEEHEVTPEIRRMYASIRSGFDLPFVPTVFKLSAGIPQYLKVVWKDLESVVCSREFETAARAYQEIAHSAAISGGWTFSDQPGVLSADKFSNADIRLIGGMIGLFARATAQMSLFSRLMQRGYSGGQKGRVTKLKQVSALAQMVRVHVPNEREAGLRVWLIYSDIKKTTGAKTVLSVYRALSPFPSYLASAWLDGKRLLAEPSFITAREELNRRARALLSGLPVRDHRAILKDLSAPQWREIEEMVDGFAQLLPQFALLTSVWQRSFPSASRMIGAA, from the coding sequence ATGGCTCTCAATCGCGCGTATGAAGAACATGAAGTCACGCCCGAAATACGCCGGATGTATGCAAGCATCCGCTCGGGATTCGACCTTCCATTTGTTCCAACCGTCTTCAAGCTTTCCGCGGGAATCCCGCAATATCTGAAGGTGGTCTGGAAAGACCTGGAAAGCGTGGTGTGCTCCCGCGAATTTGAGACCGCTGCTCGCGCCTACCAGGAAATTGCGCACTCGGCGGCCATCAGCGGCGGCTGGACGTTTTCTGACCAGCCTGGGGTTCTTTCCGCCGACAAATTCTCCAATGCCGATATTCGCCTCATTGGCGGCATGATTGGCCTCTTTGCCCGCGCAACGGCGCAGATGTCGCTTTTTTCCCGGCTGATGCAGCGCGGCTATTCCGGTGGACAAAAGGGAAGAGTGACTAAATTAAAGCAGGTCTCGGCCCTGGCCCAGATGGTGCGCGTGCACGTGCCCAATGAGCGCGAAGCCGGCCTTCGGGTCTGGCTGATTTATTCCGACATTAAGAAGACCACCGGCGCTAAGACCGTTCTGAGCGTGTACCGCGCGCTTTCGCCGTTTCCGAGCTATCTTGCTTCGGCGTGGCTCGACGGCAAACGCCTGCTGGCCGAACCCTCATTCATTACCGCACGCGAAGAACTGAACCGCCGCGCTCGCGCTCTGCTGTCGGGACTGCCGGTGAGAGACCACCGCGCAATTCTGAAAGATCTTAGCGCGCCGCAATGGCGTGAAATTGAAGAGATGGTGGATGGCTTTGCCCAGCTCTTACCGCAATTTGCGCTGCTGACGTCAGTGTGGCAGCGGTCATTCCCGAGTGCTTCGCGGATGATTGGGGCAGCGTGA
- a CDS encoding histidine triad nucleotide-binding protein, with translation MTDCLFCKIIAGSIPSKKVYEDEKVFAFEDIKPGAPTHVLIVPKKHIAGVDHLTEADTEIVGYCQLVAAKIARERKLENGFRTVYNVGPDAGQTVFHLHLHLLGGRQMHWPPG, from the coding sequence ATGACTGACTGCCTCTTCTGCAAGATCATCGCCGGTTCCATACCGTCGAAGAAAGTTTACGAAGACGAGAAGGTCTTCGCCTTTGAAGACATCAAACCCGGCGCGCCGACGCACGTCCTTATTGTCCCCAAGAAACACATTGCCGGTGTCGATCACCTGACCGAGGCGGATACAGAGATTGTCGGCTATTGCCAGCTTGTGGCGGCAAAGATCGCCCGCGAGCGCAAGCTGGAGAATGGGTTTCGCACGGTATACAACGTGGGACCGGACGCGGGGCAGACTGTTTTCCATCTGCACCTGCATCTGCTGGGCGGAAGGCAGATGCATTGGCCGCCGGGATAA